Below is a window of Prosthecochloris sp. GSB1 DNA.
GAGAAATTTCGACAAGCCTTCTGCATAGGTCCTGTCCGCAACGGCGCCGAAGCGTATGGTCGGAAACCATTCGGACTGCGGTCCGCGCCAGAGGTCCCAGAGCGGTTGCAGGGTAGTGCGTTTTTCCTCCACGAGAAACGTTGCTGCGGTTTGCGCGTTTCCGGTAAGATCGCCAAGGCGGGTGATGAATTCACTCGTCTCGGCAAGGCCGAAAGGTGCATGGAGAACGGGTCTCTTGAGCAGTTCCGCGAGCTGTTGGCCGAATTCACGGTACATGACGACGATCACGTCCGAATGTTTCATGTCGGCGATGTCGTGGAGCGAGCTTTCGAAAGGATAGACATGCCGGACGGTTGCGCCGCACCCGGTGACCAGCCGCTTGATTTCAGCGAGGTCCGACGGGCTGTTGAAGCAGCCGTAGGTCGGGCCGATGATGCTGACCGTTCCCGGCTCGACCTTTGGCTGAAGGCCGTCGTCGAAGGTTCGATGCAGCCACGCCAGTGCACGGTTCCGTCCTTGCCACTCGTTCTCCCCGAGCGAATTGGAGGCGAAAAAACGGATGTCCGGGTATTTCATCCGGAGCATTTTTTCGTGATCGCTGCCGATCATCTCGCTTTCCGCGCTCGATACCAGAATGACCTGTTTGCCGGTTGCTCCGATTTTTTCAATGATGTCGATGACCGCATCAGAACTTCCCGAGGACGCGATTTCCTTTTCCGTGAGACTGGTCGGCGTGAAATTTTCGAGGTAGGGGACGGCGTCCGTATAGTCCATGACAGCTACACCGACAAGGTTGTAGCATCCTACGGGAGCGTCGGCAATGACATGAACGTCGCGAAGCGCGCAAAACGTGTTTACGGCGGCCCAGTATGCGCTTGCCGTCGATTCATCCCAAACGGTCTTTGTCATGATGATCTCTTTCAGCGGTGAAAAATATAGCCCTAATGTAAGCATTTTGGCCGAGGACTCCGCCTGGCGGCGTCTGGCGGACTACTGAATGTTGAGCGTCAGCGATACCGGAAGCTTGCCCGA
It encodes the following:
- the bchZ gene encoding chlorophyllide a reductase subunit Z, with the translated sequence MTKTVWDESTASAYWAAVNTFCALRDVHVIADAPVGCYNLVGVAVMDYTDAVPYLENFTPTSLTEKEIASSGSSDAVIDIIEKIGATGKQVILVSSAESEMIGSDHEKMLRMKYPDIRFFASNSLGENEWQGRNRALAWLHRTFDDGLQPKVEPGTVSIIGPTYGCFNSPSDLAEIKRLVTGCGATVRHVYPFESSLHDIADMKHSDVIVVMYREFGQQLAELLKRPVLHAPFGLAETSEFITRLGDLTGNAQTAATFLVEEKRTTLQPLWDLWRGPQSEWFPTIRFGAVADRTYAEGLSKFLGEEMGMQCLFSHDSANTHNGRLRTELQACQPQFMFGRIVDKIYLAELDAKTRFIPAGFPGPIVRRALGTPFMGHSGAVYLIQEIVNALYDTLFNFLPISRSSSGEPLPAKKITWTKEANAALEEIVQKAPFISQISFGREMKKKAEALAAQQGKETVTPDLLRMTQ